Proteins co-encoded in one Cytobacillus sp. NJ13 genomic window:
- a CDS encoding DUF3231 family protein: protein MNLNELGFLWYLHSSSNMVNIFLGNLIETAEDTDLKDVLTEIKTLSSFQEQEALQFLSDNGLNITPFFSENDLHSPSEKLFSDQLMIEVLKHITSNGLGLISFQYTELTVPKVKNFYKEILNKLIQIDITILNLLEHKGLLQNRSFSYKNAEDRQNKLFKVASTQQRPLNAVELASMFGSFQCNNVGLALCTAFSDVAMDEDTKSFLQDGIKLSYHQVDVLSEIYRENGVPITTGLEAHVHKVNKSPFSDKLMANLIMFLNPIGIGNLQTAVISSYKKSHVKKLKELMEQVESYSEQGFKLIVRKDWFNEPPVTNWSIDS from the coding sequence ATGAATTTAAACGAATTAGGCTTTCTTTGGTATTTACATTCAAGTTCAAATATGGTCAATATTTTTTTGGGAAATCTTATTGAAACTGCTGAAGATACTGATTTGAAAGATGTTTTAACTGAGATTAAAACACTTTCATCATTCCAGGAACAAGAGGCTTTGCAATTCTTATCTGATAATGGATTAAATATTACACCGTTTTTTAGTGAAAATGATTTACATAGCCCCTCAGAAAAGTTATTTTCTGATCAATTAATGATAGAAGTTCTTAAGCATATAACCAGTAATGGACTGGGTCTAATTTCTTTTCAATATACAGAATTAACTGTCCCAAAGGTTAAGAATTTTTATAAAGAAATACTCAATAAGTTAATTCAAATTGACATTACGATTTTAAATTTGCTGGAGCACAAAGGTTTACTGCAAAACAGGTCTTTTTCATACAAAAATGCTGAAGACAGACAAAACAAATTATTTAAAGTGGCATCAACCCAGCAGAGGCCGCTTAATGCTGTTGAATTAGCAAGTATGTTTGGTTCATTTCAATGTAATAATGTTGGTTTAGCTCTATGTACTGCTTTTTCGGATGTTGCAATGGATGAAGATACAAAGAGTTTTTTGCAGGATGGAATCAAATTGTCCTATCATCAAGTGGATGTTTTATCCGAAATATATAGAGAAAACGGAGTCCCGATAACCACCGGATTAGAGGCTCACGTTCATAAGGTGAATAAATCCCCATTTTCAGATAAACTAATGGCTAACTTAATCATGTTCTTAAATCCCATCGGAATCGGCAATCTGCAAACTGCTGTGATTTCCAGTTATAAAAAAAGTCACGTGAAAAAACTAAAGGAATTAATGGAACAGGTGGAAAGCTATTCAGAGCAAGGGTTTAAGTTAATAGTAAGGAAAGACTGGTTTAATGAGCCGCCGGTAACCAACTGGTCAATTGATAGTTAG
- a CDS encoding isocitrate lyase/phosphoenolpyruvate mutase family protein yields the protein MSSKEQSLKAKTFHRLHQQSSTFVLPNAWDVISAKMFEECGFKAIGTTSAGIAASLGYLDGQSIPLSKMVETIENIAKSVNVPVSADIEAGYGQTVEEVLETVKAVAAAGAIGINLEDGTGDPNRPLFDISSQVEKITAIKELSESRNLPLFINARTDLYWLNIGDSSMRLREALKRAKAYQAAGADCIFIPGLTDRKIIKKIREEISCPINLLVDPEMPSLPELSEIGIERLSCGSGPFRATLTYLQSISEEIVNRQTFHQMTNGDVLSYRRLTEFIQ from the coding sequence ATGAGTAGCAAAGAACAATCATTAAAGGCAAAAACCTTTCACCGCTTACATCAGCAATCGTCAACATTTGTTCTGCCAAATGCATGGGATGTAATCAGTGCAAAAATGTTTGAAGAATGCGGATTTAAAGCGATTGGAACAACAAGTGCTGGCATTGCTGCTTCTTTGGGGTATTTGGATGGGCAAAGTATACCTCTTAGCAAAATGGTTGAAACGATTGAAAATATCGCCAAATCAGTAAATGTTCCCGTGAGCGCAGACATTGAGGCAGGTTATGGACAGACGGTTGAAGAGGTTTTAGAGACCGTAAAAGCAGTCGCTGCTGCTGGGGCTATCGGGATAAATCTGGAGGACGGTACAGGTGATCCAAACCGGCCACTATTTGATATTTCATCTCAAGTGGAAAAAATAACAGCTATCAAAGAACTTTCGGAATCCAGAAATTTGCCGTTATTCATCAATGCTCGAACAGATCTATATTGGTTAAATATTGGGGATTCTTCAATGCGTTTACGAGAAGCTTTAAAGCGGGCAAAAGCCTATCAAGCTGCAGGAGCAGATTGCATTTTCATTCCTGGTTTAACTGATAGGAAGATTATTAAAAAAATTAGAGAGGAAATTTCTTGTCCGATCAATTTATTGGTTGACCCAGAGATGCCTTCTTTACCGGAGTTATCTGAGATTGGAATCGAAAGGCTTAGCTGTGGTTCCGGCCCATTCAGAGCAACCTTAACCTATTTACAGTCTATCAGTGAAGAGATTGTAAACCGCCAGACCTTTCATCAAATGACAAATGGGGATGTTCTTTCTTATAGAAGATTAACTGAATTCATTCAATAA
- a CDS encoding LysM peptidoglycan-binding domain-containing protein, whose protein sequence is MQIFYTVRSGDTLYGISRRWEIPADSLIAANNLKPPYTIYIGQQLSVPPGVDAVRVRQGDSVYRISQLYKVPPSVIIEANQLQPPYVIQAGQLLKVPPGVQYYIVQQGDTLYRLAMRFNVITNGEPNFELIRIVNQLPSSQLFPGMKLRIPYAPPGGQGLIAYTADRGGQYDIWLYIPRTGENVQLTSGLGASFSSPEWSPNSRRIAFIGKNRIIYVVDVASSAIAQIDQMEESAEFKLDWSPDSSQIAYTKQGRIIMYNVLSLQAQSIQQPDSTDVQWFPSGRELLFQAPDESGNSQLFRIQTDGSGKQQITRNTGGRLNNAQLSPDGSFVLYTTPGVSISIIHTVELSTGNVFEVKGGPLAKNYYPTWSSNSFNIAYSATAFEDRGYFSQVRTVGRRGEEDRIWAISNCFASPVTWSADGTKIAYLSGCKEQEFASEMWAIDLRHPVPIRLIAGVNIQSLQWSPTAILNGTQKTYTNTNYKVIFQYPSNWRKVNEERYEGADGFFQISAISAGENLDEVCHGEAFHPLRPYGSMPSILKARIQNQEACYIFPSADQPAEMLNQSALIVRYPTPITIQGETYNYFILWADQPHLKKIASSLVFL, encoded by the coding sequence ATGCAAATTTTTTATACAGTACGTTCAGGTGATACGCTGTACGGGATTTCCAGGAGATGGGAAATCCCGGCCGATTCCCTTATTGCGGCAAATAATTTGAAGCCCCCTTACACGATTTATATAGGTCAGCAGCTGTCCGTTCCACCTGGGGTTGATGCTGTGCGTGTTAGGCAAGGAGATTCAGTGTATCGAATTTCACAATTATACAAAGTTCCGCCTTCAGTGATCATAGAGGCGAATCAGCTTCAGCCACCCTATGTCATTCAGGCCGGTCAATTATTAAAGGTTCCGCCAGGTGTTCAATATTATATCGTCCAGCAAGGGGATACACTTTATCGGCTTGCAATGCGTTTTAATGTCATTACGAATGGGGAGCCAAATTTTGAGCTTATTCGGATTGTAAACCAGCTTCCATCCTCGCAGCTATTTCCCGGAATGAAGTTAAGGATTCCATACGCCCCTCCTGGTGGCCAAGGCCTGATTGCCTATACTGCTGATCGAGGAGGGCAATATGATATTTGGTTATATATTCCCCGGACAGGAGAGAACGTGCAGCTCACCAGTGGATTGGGTGCCTCTTTTTCAAGTCCAGAATGGTCACCTAATAGCAGGAGAATTGCGTTTATTGGAAAGAACAGAATTATATATGTTGTGGATGTTGCATCTAGTGCGATCGCTCAAATCGACCAGATGGAAGAAAGTGCTGAATTCAAATTGGATTGGTCGCCTGACAGCAGCCAAATTGCTTATACGAAGCAAGGTCGCATTATCATGTACAACGTCCTGTCTCTTCAAGCGCAAAGCATTCAACAGCCTGACTCAACAGATGTTCAATGGTTTCCGAGCGGCAGGGAACTGCTTTTTCAGGCACCGGATGAATCAGGAAATAGCCAGCTTTTCCGAATTCAAACCGACGGATCCGGGAAACAGCAAATTACACGTAACACAGGAGGTCGGCTTAATAATGCCCAGCTATCACCCGACGGAAGCTTTGTCCTTTATACAACACCAGGTGTCAGTATCTCCATCATTCACACCGTTGAGCTTTCAACAGGCAATGTGTTTGAAGTAAAAGGCGGGCCCCTTGCAAAAAATTATTATCCGACATGGTCTTCTAATTCTTTTAATATAGCCTATAGCGCTACGGCCTTTGAAGATAGAGGGTATTTTTCACAAGTTCGAACGGTGGGGAGGCGAGGAGAAGAGGATCGAATTTGGGCTATTTCCAATTGTTTTGCATCACCTGTCACGTGGTCAGCAGACGGAACAAAAATAGCCTATCTTAGTGGATGCAAGGAACAGGAATTTGCAAGTGAAATGTGGGCTATCGACCTCCGTCACCCCGTCCCGATACGGCTAATTGCAGGAGTTAACATTCAGTCACTTCAATGGTCTCCAACTGCCATATTGAATGGTACTCAAAAGACCTATACGAACACGAACTACAAGGTTATTTTCCAATATCCGTCAAACTGGCGAAAAGTGAACGAGGAAAGGTACGAAGGTGCTGACGGCTTTTTTCAAATATCGGCTATTTCAGCAGGTGAAAACTTAGATGAGGTGTGCCATGGGGAAGCTTTCCATCCATTAAGGCCCTATGGATCCATGCCAAGCATCTTGAAGGCTCGAATTCAAAACCAGGAAGCCTGCTACATTTTCCCCTCTGCGGACCAGCCAGCAGAAATGCTGAATCAATCAGCTTTAATCGTAAGGTATCCAACTCCGATTACAATCCAAGGAGAAACCTACAATTACTTCATCTTATGGGCAGACCAGCCGCATTTGAAGAAAATAGCTTCGAGTTTAGTCTTTTTATAG
- a CDS encoding tetratricopeptide repeat protein, which translates to MRTLKIKDLTLDELELLEQDLHENGERSDYGYYMQLVTIYETMYKKLKSLARTNGPEYDHSLQYTKKLLVTHLIKFGTCLKMNHFKDDGTAVESLIKAIGLEQKLPIAYYRLGFLAYKHGKYGSAVRYFQQAMDKRLQDDPNYALNQQQEFHAHMYLANSALYVASQTYETMEKLPYLQEEQLPNPELSPLFETLSLNEKYLHNHGFYKITKNNTETCSKEACEDLYENSEPNELVLYFNDRENILLFNGEEAIITPTQANLIRHFLLSSSKENPCTRITMRDFFGRTGSDGEVKKNTFIKSIERLRGALRSIEIPEIIDVSQYRGETAYYFNESVPFTVLFRVDDAFGKDYVN; encoded by the coding sequence ATGAGGACCTTAAAGATAAAAGACTTAACCCTGGATGAGCTGGAGCTGCTTGAACAGGATCTTCACGAAAACGGAGAAAGAAGTGATTACGGCTATTACATGCAGCTGGTAACCATCTATGAAACCATGTATAAAAAACTAAAAAGCTTAGCAAGAACAAACGGACCGGAATATGATCACTCACTTCAATATACGAAAAAGCTGCTGGTCACTCACCTTATAAAATTCGGAACCTGCTTAAAAATGAATCATTTCAAGGATGACGGGACTGCTGTAGAGTCACTCATTAAGGCGATCGGGTTAGAACAAAAACTTCCCATCGCTTACTACCGTTTGGGTTTCCTGGCTTATAAGCATGGAAAGTACGGTTCTGCTGTCCGCTATTTTCAGCAGGCAATGGATAAGCGTCTTCAGGATGATCCGAACTACGCCCTAAATCAGCAGCAGGAATTCCATGCGCATATGTATTTGGCCAACAGCGCTTTATATGTTGCCAGCCAGACATATGAAACGATGGAAAAGCTCCCATATTTACAGGAGGAGCAACTGCCGAATCCAGAGCTGTCACCATTATTTGAAACATTGTCATTGAATGAAAAATATTTACATAACCACGGGTTCTACAAAATTACAAAAAATAATACCGAAACATGTTCAAAGGAAGCATGTGAAGACCTCTATGAAAACAGCGAACCCAATGAACTAGTACTGTACTTTAATGACCGCGAAAATATTCTCTTATTTAATGGGGAGGAAGCCATCATCACCCCAACCCAGGCCAATTTAATCAGACACTTCCTGCTGTCCTCCAGCAAGGAGAATCCATGCACGAGAATTACCATGCGTGATTTCTTTGGAAGGACTGGCAGTGATGGAGAGGTGAAGAAGAACACCTTTATCAAATCTATTGAAAGACTGAGAGGAGCTTTAAGATCAATAGAGATACCTGAGATTATTGATGTTTCCCAGTACAGGGGGGAGACTGCTTATTATTTTAATGAGTCGGTTCCTTTTACTGTTTTGTTTAGGGTGGATGATGCATTTGGAAAAGATTATGTGAACTGA
- a CDS encoding sigma 54-interacting transcriptional regulator, with protein MGKSILFEIQEEVNLVAEAIKSVLTLEVIIYDKNKVVVTATGGGTHAVVGEPVRGHIIEEVLNTNQPVYNLEPGFHDVCKSCILHQNCPEKSDVSFPLTHEGEIVGVISLTAFSEKQKNEFKEKHRILSNYLGKMADLISSKINGTSLLKKYLSTSQMLQVTIQSMYEGIIAVDQKGYILEMNRSAEEILNIKKHNVLTLNISDVIQNLPITKVFTTGQGYSDKECSLVVNGKMIQVIISANPLIHNGQIIGCAITLKDLAEVQKFAYSITSEVDDSTFDIIVGKSPAILQTKAAAKKVAATDSTVIFLGESGTGKELFARALHQESKRVNKPFRAINCAAIPEHLLESELFGYSEGAFTGARKNGKPGKFEMAQGGTIFLDEIGDMPLHLQVKLLRVLEERKIERIGSNNSIDIDIRVVAATHKNLEKMVADGEFRQDLFFRLSVIPLHIPPLRERDGDILVLLQHFVQHYDKITGKKVRGFTPDAEEMLCSYNWPGNIRELQNAVEYAINMATDHWIEVENLPPRIREQNHLNGDKENITLAEMEERMIMDVLKRYSDTLNGKKQAADELGINVATLYRKINKYELNRKMQL; from the coding sequence ATGGGTAAATCAATCCTTTTTGAAATTCAAGAAGAAGTGAACTTAGTAGCAGAAGCTATTAAATCTGTTTTGACTTTAGAAGTAATTATTTATGATAAAAATAAAGTTGTTGTTACGGCCACAGGAGGGGGCACGCATGCAGTTGTGGGTGAGCCAGTTCGAGGGCATATCATCGAAGAAGTCTTAAACACAAATCAGCCTGTTTACAATTTAGAGCCAGGTTTTCATGACGTATGCAAAAGCTGTATCCTTCATCAAAATTGCCCTGAAAAATCAGATGTTTCATTTCCTTTAACACATGAGGGCGAAATTGTCGGGGTTATCAGTTTAACAGCATTCTCTGAAAAACAAAAAAATGAGTTTAAAGAGAAGCATCGTATTTTATCAAATTATCTCGGGAAAATGGCAGATTTAATCAGCAGCAAAATAAATGGAACATCGCTTTTAAAGAAATATTTATCGACCTCTCAGATGCTTCAAGTTACGATTCAATCCATGTACGAGGGAATCATTGCTGTTGATCAGAAAGGGTACATTTTAGAGATGAATCGTTCCGCAGAAGAAATATTAAATATAAAAAAACACAATGTTTTAACTTTGAATATTTCAGATGTTATTCAAAACCTTCCTATTACCAAAGTATTTACGACTGGACAAGGATATTCGGATAAAGAATGTTCTCTTGTTGTGAATGGAAAAATGATTCAAGTCATAATCAGTGCCAACCCTTTGATTCATAACGGCCAAATAATCGGATGTGCGATTACGCTCAAAGATTTAGCTGAAGTTCAAAAGTTTGCCTATTCTATAACATCAGAGGTAGATGATTCTACATTCGATATTATTGTGGGGAAAAGCCCGGCTATATTGCAGACAAAGGCTGCAGCCAAAAAAGTTGCGGCTACAGATTCTACAGTCATCTTTTTGGGGGAGAGCGGAACAGGGAAGGAGCTTTTTGCCAGAGCACTCCATCAAGAAAGCAAAAGAGTAAATAAACCATTTCGGGCCATTAATTGTGCAGCTATTCCTGAACATTTACTGGAAAGTGAATTGTTTGGCTATAGTGAGGGTGCGTTTACGGGTGCAAGGAAAAATGGAAAGCCCGGAAAATTTGAAATGGCACAAGGAGGCACCATTTTTCTGGATGAAATAGGTGATATGCCATTGCATTTACAAGTGAAGCTGTTAAGAGTATTAGAGGAAAGAAAGATTGAACGGATTGGTTCTAATAACTCAATAGATATTGATATTAGAGTCGTTGCAGCAACCCATAAAAACTTAGAAAAAATGGTAGCTGATGGGGAATTTCGGCAGGATTTATTTTTTAGGCTAAGTGTCATTCCGCTTCATATTCCACCATTGCGGGAAAGAGATGGTGACATTCTAGTCCTGCTTCAGCATTTTGTGCAGCATTATGACAAAATTACTGGAAAAAAAGTGAGAGGTTTTACTCCTGATGCGGAGGAAATGTTATGTTCGTACAACTGGCCCGGTAATATACGTGAACTTCAAAATGCTGTGGAATATGCCATAAATATGGCAACTGATCACTGGATTGAAGTAGAAAATCTGCCTCCAAGAATCCGTGAACAAAATCACCTGAATGGTGATAAAGAAAATATTACTCTGGCAGAAATGGAAGAAAGAATGATAATGGATGTATTAAAGAGATATAGTGATACATTGAATGGAAAAAAACAAGCAGCAGATGAACTTGGTATTAATGTAGCAACCCTATACAGGAAAATTAATAAATACGAGCTTAATCGCAAAATGCAATTATAG
- a CDS encoding tripartite tricarboxylate transporter permease, producing MGEISLIGESLASFFTVKIMLLFLIGTIAGMAVGALPGLTTTMGVSLLISFTWGMEWIEAMVLIVSVHIGGTYGGSTPAIFLNIPGTPASAATAMDGYPMAQRGEGGLARGLATFQSFLGTILAAVLFLIGAPLLLDLSMNFGSWEYFLLAMFGIILSANLTAASLSKGLISGLLGLALATVGMDKITGAQRFTFGESALMDGLSLIAVLIGVFGIAEVIDSIMKLKPPLKAEKFQSSIPPWKMLLKFLPAGGRSSVIGAAIGAIPGVGADVAAWVSYDVARRRSKKPETFGKGNPEGIVAAETANNACVPGTYIPMLALGIPGDAVTAVIIGGLLLHGLQPGPLLLTQNPNILNQFFIILTISAAFMLVFGLFFSYLFQKILSVPRSIVLLAVTVFSVVGTFAVNNRPFDIGIMFLFGIIGFLMRKVGLAAPPLVLGLILGLMAEQNFRRAMVSSDYSFVPFITRPISLFLLVCIVFLILNQNQFLSKRLKNVWGKIKPKEANL from the coding sequence TTGGGAGAAATAAGTCTAATCGGCGAATCGCTGGCCAGTTTCTTTACAGTTAAAATCATGCTTTTATTTCTTATTGGCACAATTGCAGGAATGGCTGTAGGTGCACTTCCAGGTCTAACTACTACCATGGGAGTATCCTTGCTGATTTCATTTACCTGGGGGATGGAATGGATAGAAGCAATGGTTTTAATAGTGTCTGTTCATATAGGAGGAACCTATGGAGGGTCCACGCCCGCCATATTCTTAAATATCCCGGGTACCCCGGCATCAGCTGCGACTGCTATGGATGGTTATCCAATGGCTCAGCGGGGGGAAGGAGGACTGGCAAGAGGACTGGCAACCTTCCAATCCTTTTTAGGTACTATTCTGGCAGCTGTTTTATTTTTAATAGGGGCGCCGCTCCTGCTGGATCTAAGTATGAATTTTGGATCATGGGAGTATTTTCTGCTTGCCATGTTTGGAATTATTTTGAGTGCAAACCTAACGGCTGCATCATTGTCGAAAGGGCTTATTTCCGGGTTACTAGGGTTAGCGCTAGCCACTGTAGGAATGGATAAGATCACAGGTGCCCAGCGTTTTACTTTTGGAGAAAGTGCTCTCATGGATGGCTTAAGTCTAATTGCAGTCTTAATCGGAGTATTTGGAATTGCTGAGGTAATTGACTCTATTATGAAGCTGAAGCCGCCTTTGAAAGCAGAAAAATTCCAATCAAGCATTCCCCCGTGGAAGATGTTATTGAAGTTTTTGCCTGCCGGCGGAAGATCTTCTGTCATTGGTGCCGCGATAGGAGCTATTCCAGGTGTTGGAGCAGATGTAGCAGCCTGGGTATCCTACGATGTGGCCCGTCGAAGAAGTAAGAAACCTGAAACTTTTGGCAAAGGGAATCCAGAAGGAATCGTTGCTGCAGAAACGGCAAATAATGCTTGTGTTCCAGGTACATATATACCAATGCTGGCCCTTGGTATCCCTGGTGATGCAGTCACGGCAGTTATTATAGGGGGGCTTTTACTTCACGGATTGCAGCCTGGTCCTCTTTTGCTGACACAAAATCCAAATATATTAAATCAGTTTTTTATTATCTTAACAATATCTGCTGCGTTCATGCTTGTGTTTGGATTATTTTTCTCTTACTTATTCCAGAAAATCCTTTCTGTTCCCAGAAGTATAGTATTGCTTGCTGTAACAGTATTTAGTGTTGTAGGTACTTTTGCAGTAAATAATCGGCCATTTGATATTGGAATCATGTTTCTTTTTGGCATAATCGGTTTTCTTATGAGGAAAGTCGGATTGGCTGCCCCTCCTTTGGTGTTAGGATTGATCCTTGGTTTAATGGCGGAACAAAATTTCCGAAGAGCGATGGTGAGTTCGGATTATTCCTTTGTTCCATTTATTACACGCCCAATCAGTCTTTTTTTACTGGTCTGTATTGTATTCCTGATTTTAAATCAGAATCAATTTTTATCAAAACGTTTAAAGAATGTGTGGGGGAAAATAAAGCCTAAGGAGGCGAACTTATGA
- a CDS encoding tripartite tricarboxylate transporter substrate binding protein: MKLKMMVLTLFSGVLILGACSGNQSNQKASGSKEAKGAYPSQPIEIIVGFGEGGGTDTMARTLQPILQKELGESIAVRNMPGASSALALEYVNEQESDGHTILFQTDLVRVFPTMGMTDLTYKDFEQIGIGAMGIANFTVKDNSSLKTFDDVVQLLKDGKAKVGVAAIGDPWHLTLEIVNSVVGGDAEIITYDSGSNAAMAAMKGEVDFSISGVNEVVDLLRAGDLRSLAVMDNKPFEVDDLESIPPVTDFVSDLDKYVPEGTWWGPSVKSGTPEEIVNKIRDAYNKAINSDEFKEFTKKRAIVLTDIEDSQEYTKEITEKTSWLLWDIGVGKRSPEEVGISRP; the protein is encoded by the coding sequence ATGAAATTAAAAATGATGGTTCTGACTCTATTTTCAGGGGTTCTGATATTAGGTGCATGTTCTGGTAATCAATCAAATCAAAAGGCATCTGGCAGCAAGGAAGCGAAAGGTGCATACCCTTCGCAGCCAATTGAAATTATTGTGGGTTTTGGTGAGGGCGGCGGTACTGACACTATGGCAAGGACACTGCAGCCTATCCTTCAGAAAGAATTAGGAGAATCCATTGCGGTGAGAAACATGCCAGGTGCATCCAGTGCACTTGCCCTTGAGTATGTTAACGAACAAGAGTCTGACGGACACACAATCCTATTTCAAACAGATCTGGTCCGTGTATTTCCAACAATGGGCATGACAGATTTAACCTATAAGGATTTCGAACAAATTGGAATTGGCGCAATGGGTATTGCCAATTTTACAGTTAAAGACAACTCGAGCCTAAAAACGTTTGATGATGTCGTTCAGCTCTTGAAAGATGGAAAAGCGAAAGTTGGTGTGGCGGCCATTGGAGACCCCTGGCACCTCACTCTGGAAATTGTAAATAGTGTTGTGGGCGGGGATGCCGAAATTATCACGTATGACTCTGGTTCAAATGCTGCTATGGCTGCCATGAAAGGTGAGGTGGATTTTTCGATCAGCGGGGTTAATGAGGTAGTGGATCTGCTTCGGGCAGGGGATTTACGTTCACTGGCTGTTATGGATAATAAACCGTTTGAAGTTGATGACCTTGAATCAATCCCGCCGGTAACTGATTTTGTTTCAGACTTGGATAAATATGTACCGGAAGGAACATGGTGGGGGCCAAGCGTGAAGAGCGGAACTCCAGAAGAGATTGTAAATAAGATAAGGGACGCATACAACAAAGCAATAAACAGTGATGAATTTAAGGAATTTACAAAGAAACGGGCAATTGTTCTTACAGATATTGAGGATAGTCAAGAATATACAAAAGAAATCACAGAAAAAACAAGCTGGCTGCTTTGGGACATTGGTGTAGGAAAACGGTCACCAGAAGAGGTAGGAATCAGCCGGCCATAA
- a CDS encoding tripartite tricarboxylate transporter TctB family protein: MRINKDYLLAGIVLAIGLFLVIGSFNFPPGEHFLNSSRSFPMLLGYCLTGLSIWQFVQTIRKKKEREEEAESLSMLEMKRGLLYILMTVVYMFLLIPFIGFLFSTLIFLLIGILYYREVRWYTATFISIGMIGFIYVVFEKLMYIRLP; the protein is encoded by the coding sequence ATGAGGATAAATAAAGATTATCTTTTGGCGGGCATTGTTTTAGCGATTGGTCTCTTTTTAGTAATAGGCAGCTTTAACTTCCCGCCAGGAGAGCATTTTTTAAATTCTTCCCGTTCGTTTCCCATGCTTCTTGGCTATTGTTTAACAGGTCTATCAATCTGGCAGTTTGTTCAGACCATCAGAAAGAAAAAAGAGCGTGAAGAGGAAGCAGAGTCCCTTTCGATGCTAGAAATGAAAAGAGGGCTTCTATATATACTTATGACAGTGGTATATATGTTCCTGTTAATCCCCTTCATCGGTTTTCTGTTTTCTACTTTAATCTTTTTACTTATTGGCATCCTGTATTATAGGGAAGTTCGCTGGTATACGGCTACATTCATATCCATAGGGATGATTGGATTCATTTATGTGGTTTTTGAAAAGCTCATGTATATTCGATTACCGTAA
- a CDS encoding 2-keto-3-deoxygluconate permease, translating to MRIKQTIEKVPGGLMVIPLMLGALFNTIDQLHIPFIMNFLKSIGVSPAEEGIYEFMKIGGFSEALFKTGTLTLIGLFLFCAGSQMNLRVGGKALKKGILLTGSKCLTGIAIGILFGMFFDPMNGLLGLSTLAIIAAMTNGNEGMYAVLTGQYGNRSDVGAISVLTLNDGPFFTMLALGMVGVNFPLIAFIAVLLPIALGMLLGNLDEDIREFLKPGETLLVPFFAFCLGAGMNFMSFFNPEAVWGGLALGFATVIFTALTGILVYRLFGEKSTIGPVAEASTAGNAVGTPAAIAAAASVAAGAGLMTVEKAQSFQEIANLATIQISISTITTSILCPIAVILWDKYQRSKGIDGRLEDIPGKKIKISAELEQESIEG from the coding sequence ATGAGGATAAAGCAAACAATTGAAAAAGTGCCCGGAGGTCTGATGGTCATCCCGCTGATGCTTGGCGCTTTATTTAATACGATTGATCAGCTTCACATTCCATTTATTATGAATTTCCTTAAGAGCATAGGGGTATCGCCGGCTGAAGAAGGAATTTATGAGTTTATGAAAATCGGAGGTTTCTCTGAGGCACTATTTAAAACAGGAACGTTAACACTCATTGGCTTGTTCTTATTTTGTGCAGGCAGCCAGATGAACTTGCGAGTAGGCGGAAAAGCCTTAAAGAAAGGAATTCTATTAACAGGAAGCAAGTGTTTAACCGGGATTGCGATCGGTATTTTATTTGGAATGTTTTTTGACCCAATGAACGGTCTGCTTGGATTATCAACCCTGGCTATTATTGCCGCCATGACCAACGGAAATGAAGGAATGTATGCCGTTTTGACAGGTCAATACGGGAATCGGTCAGATGTGGGAGCTATTTCCGTCCTGACTCTGAATGACGGTCCTTTTTTCACCATGCTGGCTTTGGGAATGGTTGGCGTTAATTTTCCTTTAATCGCATTCATTGCTGTCTTGCTTCCAATTGCACTAGGAATGCTGTTAGGGAATCTGGATGAAGACATTCGGGAATTTTTAAAGCCTGGTGAAACGCTGCTTGTACCATTCTTTGCTTTCTGTCTCGGAGCAGGAATGAATTTTATGAGTTTCTTTAATCCTGAAGCTGTTTGGGGAGGGTTAGCTCTCGGGTTTGCCACAGTGATTTTTACGGCATTAACCGGAATCCTGGTTTATAGGCTATTTGGAGAAAAAAGCACGATTGGACCTGTTGCAGAAGCATCAACTGCAGGGAATGCAGTGGGTACACCTGCTGCAATCGCAGCAGCAGCATCAGTGGCAGCGGGGGCAGGACTGATGACGGTGGAGAAGGCTCAAAGTTTTCAGGAAATTGCTAATTTAGCAACAATACAAATTTCAATTTCTACTATAACTACTTCGATATTATGCCCAATAGCCGTTATTTTGTGGGATAAGTATCAAAGAAGCAAAGGCATTGATGGCCGTCTGGAGGATATACCCGGCAAAAAAATAAAGATCTCTGCTGAGCTCGAACAGGAATCAATAGAAGGGTGA